Proteins found in one Thermomicrobiales bacterium genomic segment:
- a CDS encoding thiamine pyrophosphate-binding protein: MIGAEVVAEQLAELGVRRMYGVSGNQVLELIDAADRLEIPLVHMRHETAALFAAAGAAATTGELAVALTSAGPGFLAALQGIAAASAMEVPVLVLSGASPSTQKGQGAFQEVDQTRIAGALCRATFEPTNVADLRATIQQAARLAQAGVPGPVHVALPVDVLNAAVSDNALSSYTYHHPSMSADTRVALLQIAEKLRLAKRPALVVRPAATRGAAAVALEQLAWTLGVAPIVADAPRGLVDPRYADLAANLADADVTLLLGPLDFLTRGHVGQQGELLVIDAPGEPNLPDGTLRAQYPPSEALAFLAEQVREADSTAEWRSRWTVPPPPPAPEETDDLLHPLTVAWAVREAIAPDDIVVFDGGEFAQWVRVALRNAPNEMHTTAKIGGIGGGIPMALGIKQERPDARVIVLVGDGSAGYHLSEMETATRLGLPIVVVVGNDARWGAEWHMQRDRFGAGREVATELAEARYDIAAAGFGAAGYDLHYLGDLQAALTRALRTDLPVVMNVHIQAERSPILIAH; the protein is encoded by the coding sequence ATGATCGGGGCAGAGGTCGTAGCGGAACAGCTCGCCGAGCTTGGCGTGCGGCGGATGTACGGTGTCTCCGGCAATCAGGTGCTGGAACTGATCGACGCGGCGGATCGACTCGAGATTCCGCTGGTGCACATGCGCCATGAGACGGCGGCGCTCTTCGCGGCAGCCGGCGCTGCGGCGACGACCGGCGAGCTGGCGGTCGCGCTGACCTCGGCTGGTCCGGGCTTCCTGGCGGCGCTGCAGGGGATTGCCGCAGCGTCGGCGATGGAGGTGCCGGTTCTCGTCCTCTCCGGGGCCAGCCCATCGACGCAGAAGGGGCAGGGCGCATTTCAGGAAGTGGATCAGACGCGGATCGCCGGGGCGCTGTGTCGAGCGACATTCGAGCCGACGAACGTCGCCGATCTGCGAGCGACGATCCAGCAGGCGGCGCGACTGGCGCAGGCAGGCGTGCCGGGTCCGGTGCACGTCGCGCTGCCAGTCGATGTGCTGAACGCTGCCGTCTCTGACAACGCGCTGTCTTCCTACACCTATCACCACCCATCGATGTCTGCCGACACGCGCGTCGCGCTGCTGCAGATCGCTGAGAAGCTGCGACTCGCGAAGCGCCCGGCGCTCGTCGTGCGGCCAGCTGCTACGCGTGGGGCTGCGGCTGTCGCGCTGGAGCAGCTGGCTTGGACGCTGGGCGTCGCGCCGATCGTGGCTGACGCACCGCGCGGGCTGGTCGATCCGCGCTACGCCGACCTGGCGGCGAATCTGGCGGACGCCGACGTGACGCTGCTGCTCGGACCGCTCGATTTCCTGACACGCGGGCATGTCGGTCAGCAGGGTGAGCTGCTGGTGATCGATGCGCCGGGCGAGCCAAACCTGCCGGACGGCACACTCCGCGCGCAATACCCGCCGAGCGAAGCGCTGGCCTTCCTCGCCGAGCAGGTCCGCGAGGCGGATAGCACAGCAGAATGGCGATCGCGCTGGACTGTTCCGCCACCACCGCCAGCACCGGAAGAGACGGACGATCTGCTGCATCCGCTGACGGTCGCCTGGGCGGTGCGCGAGGCGATCGCGCCGGATGACATCGTTGTCTTCGACGGTGGCGAGTTTGCGCAGTGGGTGCGTGTGGCGCTCCGGAATGCGCCCAATGAGATGCACACAACGGCCAAGATCGGCGGTATCGGCGGCGGCATTCCGATGGCGCTGGGGATCAAGCAGGAGCGGCCGGACGCGCGGGTGATCGTGCTGGTGGGCGATGGCTCGGCGGGGTATCACCTGAGCGAGATGGAGACTGCGACGCGGCTGGGACTGCCGATTGTCGTCGTCGTCGGCAACGACGCTCGCTGGGGCGCGGAGTGGCACATGCAGCGCGATCGCTTCGGCGCGGGCCGCGAGGTCGCAACTGAGCTGGCCGAGGCACGCTACGACATCGCGGCGGCCGGATTCGGCGCAGCGGGGTACGACCTGCACTACCTCGGCGACCTGCAGGCGGCGCTCACTCGCGCACTACGCACCGACCTGCCGGTAGTGATGAACGTCCACATCCAGGCCGAGCGCAGCCCGATCCTGATCGCGCACTAA